One window of Gilliamella sp. B3022 genomic DNA carries:
- a CDS encoding PTS sugar transporter subunit IIA — translation MALKESLIENNSILLKADASTWQEAIKLGTDMLVASKAINPSYYNAIISCVKKMGPYIIIAPNFAMPHARPEDGVNRTAFALVTLNTPVYFEGEDQPVDVLVTLAGSTSDEHMQGLMEVTQILDDEDSPTGIDLDKLRACNSKEDVYAVIDNALLGD, via the coding sequence ATGGCATTGAAAGAATCATTAATTGAAAATAACTCTATTTTACTAAAAGCGGATGCATCAACTTGGCAAGAGGCGATCAAATTAGGCACCGATATGCTCGTTGCTTCCAAAGCGATCAACCCTTCTTATTATAATGCAATTATTAGCTGCGTAAAAAAAATGGGACCTTACATTATTATTGCACCAAATTTTGCTATGCCTCATGCCAGACCGGAAGATGGGGTAAATCGAACTGCTTTTGCTTTAGTAACATTAAATACGCCAGTCTACTTTGAAGGTGAAGATCAACCTGTTGATGTATTAGTTACCCTAGCGGGAAGCACCTCAGATGAGCATATGCAAGGTTTAATGGAAGTCACTCAAATACTAGATGATGAAGACAGTCCAACAGGTATCGATCTGGATAAATTGAGAGCATGTAACAGCAAAGAAGATGTTTATGCTGTTATTGATAACGCTTTATTGGGAGACTAA
- a CDS encoding L-ribulose-5-phosphate 4-epimerase — protein MYQTLKERVLQANLTLPKYHLVTFTWGNVSEIDRAKDVIAIKPSGVDYNNMKIDDIVVVSLTGEIVEGKLNPSSDTATHIELYKAFENIGGIVHTHSRYATVWAQAELDVPALGTTHADYFYGDVPCTRRLTDSEISTDYEKNTGLVIIEEFKRRDIDPMAMPAAVISGHAPFCWGKNASDAVHNAVVLEEVAMMALSTRQLNKTIKIQQTLSDKHYFRKHGSHAYYGQK, from the coding sequence ATGTATCAAACATTAAAAGAAAGAGTATTGCAGGCTAACTTAACCTTGCCTAAATACCATTTAGTTACTTTTACTTGGGGGAATGTTTCAGAGATCGACCGAGCCAAAGATGTTATTGCTATTAAACCATCAGGCGTCGATTACAACAACATGAAAATTGATGATATTGTTGTGGTGTCATTAACAGGTGAAATTGTTGAAGGTAAATTAAATCCGTCTAGTGATACCGCAACCCATATAGAACTTTATAAAGCTTTTGAAAATATTGGCGGTATTGTTCATACACACTCTCGCTATGCAACTGTATGGGCTCAAGCAGAATTAGATGTTCCAGCTTTGGGTACAACACATGCTGACTATTTTTATGGTGATGTGCCTTGTACTCGTCGTTTAACTGATAGTGAAATCAGTACCGATTACGAAAAAAACACCGGTCTAGTTATTATTGAAGAATTTAAACGAAGAGACATTGATCCTATGGCGATGCCAGCAGCTGTTATTTCTGGACACGCTCCATTTTGTTGGGGAAAAAATGCATCTGATGCCGTACATAATGCCGTGGTGCTTGAAGAGGTAGCCATGATGGCACTATCAACAAGGCAACTTAATAAAACAATCAAAATTCAACAAACTTTATCGGATAAACACTATTTTCGTAAGCATGGATCACATGCTTACTATGGTCAAAAATAG
- a CDS encoding 3-keto-L-gulonate-6-phosphate decarboxylase UlaD yields the protein MTKPKLQIALDQTELQTALAVAKNVAGFVDIIEVGTILAFGSGINGVKILREKYPNHILVCDLKTTDGGAILAKMAFSAGADWLTVSAAAHIATIEACKKVADEFGREIQIELYGHWTFDDAKAWRKLGIKQAIYHRSRDAELAGIGWGKEDLTKMRQLSDLDLELSITGGIVPEDIHLFAGIKTKAFIAGRALANENGQKTAQDLREQIAKFW from the coding sequence ATGACTAAACCAAAATTACAAATTGCATTAGATCAAACAGAATTACAAACAGCTTTAGCGGTAGCCAAGAACGTAGCTGGATTTGTAGATATTATTGAAGTTGGAACCATCCTTGCATTCGGATCAGGTATTAATGGTGTGAAAATCTTAAGGGAAAAGTATCCCAATCATATTCTAGTTTGTGATTTGAAAACCACTGATGGAGGTGCCATTTTAGCAAAAATGGCGTTTTCAGCGGGCGCCGACTGGTTAACAGTTTCAGCTGCTGCTCATATTGCAACAATTGAAGCTTGTAAAAAAGTGGCTGATGAGTTTGGCCGTGAAATTCAAATCGAACTTTATGGACATTGGACTTTCGATGATGCAAAAGCATGGAGAAAATTGGGGATCAAACAGGCAATTTATCATCGTTCTCGTGATGCTGAATTAGCGGGTATTGGTTGGGGTAAAGAAGATTTAACTAAAATGCGACAGCTTTCTGATCTAGATTTAGAACTATCAATAACTGGCGGCATTGTACCTGAAGATATTCATCTATTTGCAGGTATTAAAACTAAAGCTTTTATCGCTGGACGAGCTTTAGCCAACGAAAATGGTCAAAAAACTGCTCAAGACTTAAGAGAGCAGATTGCTAAGTTTTGGTAA
- a CDS encoding L-ribulose-5-phosphate 3-epimerase, with the protein MNITRQTPCMGIYEKALPNTLSWQQKMLEAKSLHFDFIELSIDESDERQSRLDWSDEEIYALRHLCEDNGVFFHSICLSAHRKYPFGSDDKTIREKAKSIMCKAITLAYKLGVRVIQLAGYDVYYEQANLQTHQRFVAGMQWCAKQAEKAGVMLAVEIMDTSYLNSLSKFEILKAEINSPYFMAYPDVGNISGWNYDVSTELLLSRNHIVQIHLKDTYKVKPNYPGQFRDLVIGEGEVDFSAVFSTLKSIDYCAPLVIEMWAKDNQWKQNILTAQQHLKSIAGQSDFPLFNV; encoded by the coding sequence ATGAATATAACCAGACAAACTCCATGTATGGGTATTTATGAAAAAGCACTACCGAATACACTTTCTTGGCAGCAAAAAATGTTAGAGGCAAAATCTTTACATTTCGATTTTATAGAACTTTCTATTGATGAATCCGATGAGCGTCAATCTAGGCTTGATTGGTCCGATGAGGAAATCTATGCATTGCGTCATCTTTGTGAAGATAATGGTGTTTTTTTTCATTCAATATGTCTTAGTGCACATCGTAAATATCCATTTGGTTCTGATGATAAAACGATCAGAGAGAAAGCTAAAAGTATAATGTGTAAGGCAATTACTCTTGCTTATAAACTTGGTGTTAGAGTTATCCAACTTGCTGGATATGATGTTTATTATGAGCAAGCTAACTTACAAACACATCAACGCTTTGTTGCAGGTATGCAATGGTGCGCAAAACAGGCAGAAAAAGCTGGTGTGATGTTAGCTGTTGAAATTATGGATACTAGCTATCTAAATTCACTTAGTAAGTTTGAAATTTTAAAAGCTGAGATAAATTCACCTTATTTTATGGCCTATCCTGATGTGGGAAATATATCCGGTTGGAATTATGATGTTAGCACTGAATTATTATTAAGCCGTAATCATATTGTGCAAATTCATTTAAAAGATACCTATAAAGTAAAACCCAATTATCCAGGTCAATTTAGAGATTTGGTGATCGGTGAAGGTGAGGTCGATTTTTCTGCGGTTTTTAGCACACTTAAATCTATTGATTATTGTGCGCCATTAGTGATTGAAATGTGGGCGAAAGATAATCAGTGGAAACAAAATATTCTTACAGCACAACAACATTTAAAATCGATTGCTGGTCAATCCGATTTTCCACTCTTTAACGTATAG
- a CDS encoding tRNA-dihydrouridine synthase yields MKQNNRIILAPMEGVLDYQVRQILTEINQFDYCVTEFVRVTHHQLSNRTFYRLCPELHNGGKTASGTPIRVQILGHSPQWMAENAVKAIELGSFGIDINFGCPAKTVVGSQGGAYLLQYPEQIFNIVSQVRQAINPSDILSVKIRLGWSNKSHCDEIANAIESAGANEISIHGRTKEDGYKADKIDWQTIAKIKQNLTIPVIANGEIFSIEDAQKCIAQSQTHDIMLGRGILAIPNLANMIRNQQPALSWSQVLEILIRYANSSIDDVKPLYHSARIKQWLTYLKYHYVEASEMLQNIRTLKSQQEIYTFLKQQMIQPIL; encoded by the coding sequence ATGAAACAAAATAACCGTATTATTTTAGCTCCAATGGAAGGGGTACTTGATTATCAAGTGAGACAAATTTTAACTGAGATCAATCAATTTGATTATTGTGTAACAGAATTTGTACGAGTCACTCATCATCAATTATCCAACCGCACCTTTTATCGCCTTTGTCCTGAACTCCATAATGGTGGCAAAACTGCATCTGGTACCCCTATTCGAGTACAAATTCTTGGCCATTCACCACAGTGGATGGCAGAAAATGCAGTAAAAGCAATTGAACTGGGTTCATTTGGCATTGATATTAATTTTGGTTGTCCGGCTAAAACCGTCGTGGGCAGTCAAGGAGGGGCTTATTTATTACAATATCCTGAACAAATTTTTAATATCGTTAGTCAAGTTCGACAAGCCATAAACCCCTCGGACATATTATCAGTTAAAATTCGCTTAGGTTGGTCTAATAAATCACATTGCGATGAAATAGCCAATGCAATTGAAAGTGCTGGAGCTAATGAGATTTCCATTCATGGTAGAACTAAAGAGGATGGATATAAAGCGGATAAAATTGATTGGCAAACAATAGCAAAAATCAAACAAAACCTAACAATTCCTGTAATTGCCAATGGTGAAATTTTTTCTATTGAAGATGCGCAAAAATGCATTGCTCAAAGTCAAACCCATGACATTATGTTGGGTCGTGGAATTTTAGCTATCCCCAATCTAGCCAATATGATCCGCAACCAACAACCAGCATTAAGTTGGTCACAAGTATTGGAAATTTTAATCCGTTATGCAAATTCATCCATCGATGATGTTAAACCGCTTTATCATTCTGCCCGTATTAAACAGTGGCTTACTTATTTAAAGTACCATTATGTAGAAGCATCAGAGATGTTACAAAACATTAGAACATTAAAATCGCAACAAGAAATATATACATTCTTAAAACAACAAATGATACAGCCCATACTATAA
- a CDS encoding molybdopterin-synthase adenylyltransferase MoeB — translation MLTLTDQELFRYDRQITLHGFDIEKQQILKNSSVLIIGLGGLGCSTSLYLAASGIGKLTLNDFDTISASNLNRQILYTYKSINQNKVDVAKYALVNINPNIQINTVNQQLDDRDLISLIKQHNIIIDCTDNLVTREQINRCCFQEKKPLVSGAAIRMEGLLSVFTYQPNEPCYHCLSRLFGNEQLTCVETGVMAPLVGMFGSMQAIEAIKVLTHYGHPLSGRLLMVDTMNMQFNQFTLSKQENCPVCGNHRTDQSEK, via the coding sequence ATGTTAACACTTACCGATCAAGAATTATTTCGTTATGACAGACAAATAACTTTGCATGGTTTTGACATTGAGAAGCAGCAAATTTTAAAAAATAGTTCAGTATTAATTATTGGATTAGGAGGATTAGGTTGTTCAACTTCTTTGTATTTAGCTGCCTCAGGTATTGGTAAGTTAACTTTAAATGATTTTGATACCATATCCGCTTCAAATTTAAATCGACAAATTTTATATACCTATAAATCAATTAATCAAAACAAAGTTGATGTGGCTAAGTACGCTTTAGTCAATATAAATCCTAATATACAAATTAACACCGTTAATCAACAGCTTGATGACCGCGATCTCATTTCACTCATTAAGCAGCATAATATTATTATTGATTGTACGGATAATTTAGTTACCCGTGAACAGATTAATCGCTGTTGTTTTCAAGAAAAAAAACCATTAGTTTCAGGCGCAGCAATACGAATGGAAGGTTTGTTAAGTGTATTTACTTATCAACCTAATGAACCATGTTATCACTGTTTAAGTCGTCTATTTGGGAATGAACAGCTAACTTGTGTTGAAACGGGTGTAATGGCACCTTTAGTTGGTATGTTTGGATCAATGCAAGCCATAGAAGCAATAAAAGTCCTGACTCATTATGGTCATCCATTATCGGGTCGATTATTGATGGTTGATACAATGAATATGCAATTTAATCAATTTACGTTATCTAAGCAGGAAAATTGTCCTGTTTGCGGTAATCACAGAACTGACCAATCAGAAAAATGA
- a CDS encoding amidohydrolase: MTKEELKKKVCDAIANRKADIKSIAEAIWSEPELGYKEYKTAKKVEDAFEKLGVPFKNKLALTGVKGRLKGGKGSQYSIAIIGELDAIICADHPAADETSGAAHCCGHNAQIANMMAVTMGLIDSGAMQFLAGDVVPFAVPAEEYVEITYRNRLIEEGKIKYIGGKPELISRGDFDDIDMALQIHLTSIPNERQDGFIEISTTSNGFIGKLIKYKGEAAHAAAAPHAGVNALNAAMMGMMGVHAIRETFQEKDYIRFHPIITQGGDLVNVVPSDVRMESYVRAGNVPAMIDANERINQALKAGAMAVGATCEIKDLPGYLPLHNNPTLNNLLKQNAENLIGEENVSIAPHMTGSTDTGDLSHIMPVSHPWIGSVRGILHGKDYTVYDEQMAYIRPAQMMACTIIDLLYDDAKPAQTLITNYKPLMTKEEYLKFLSGFDK, translated from the coding sequence ATGACAAAAGAAGAACTAAAGAAAAAAGTTTGTGATGCAATTGCAAATCGCAAAGCAGACATCAAGTCGATTGCTGAAGCGATTTGGTCTGAACCAGAGCTTGGTTATAAAGAATACAAAACCGCTAAAAAAGTAGAAGACGCTTTTGAAAAATTAGGTGTACCTTTTAAAAATAAATTAGCACTCACTGGTGTTAAAGGTCGTCTTAAAGGTGGTAAAGGAAGCCAATATAGTATCGCAATTATTGGAGAACTTGATGCAATTATTTGTGCCGACCACCCTGCTGCGGATGAAACGTCTGGAGCAGCTCACTGTTGTGGTCATAATGCACAAATCGCTAATATGATGGCTGTCACTATGGGGCTAATAGACTCAGGGGCTATGCAATTTTTAGCTGGTGATGTAGTACCATTTGCAGTCCCAGCAGAAGAATATGTTGAAATTACCTATCGAAATCGATTGATTGAAGAGGGGAAAATCAAATACATTGGCGGTAAACCAGAATTGATTTCACGTGGTGATTTTGATGATATAGATATGGCATTACAGATACACTTAACGAGCATACCGAATGAACGCCAAGATGGTTTTATTGAAATCTCAACGACAAGCAATGGTTTTATCGGCAAGTTAATTAAATATAAAGGTGAAGCAGCCCATGCCGCAGCAGCCCCACATGCAGGAGTGAATGCTTTAAATGCTGCAATGATGGGAATGATGGGTGTTCACGCAATTCGTGAAACATTTCAAGAAAAAGATTACATTCGATTCCATCCAATCATTACCCAAGGCGGTGATTTAGTGAATGTTGTACCAAGCGATGTTAGAATGGAAAGCTACGTACGAGCAGGCAATGTCCCTGCTATGATTGATGCCAATGAAAGAATAAATCAAGCATTGAAAGCTGGAGCTATGGCAGTTGGTGCAACTTGCGAAATTAAAGATTTACCAGGTTATTTACCATTACATAATAACCCAACACTTAATAATCTATTGAAGCAAAACGCTGAAAATTTAATTGGTGAAGAAAACGTTTCAATCGCACCGCATATGACTGGAAGTACAGATACTGGCGATCTATCGCATATTATGCCAGTAAGTCACCCTTGGATTGGTTCGGTTAGAGGAATTTTACATGGTAAAGATTATACTGTATATGATGAACAGATGGCTTATATACGACCTGCACAAATGATGGCTTGTACGATTATCGACTTACTTTACGATGATGCCAAACCCGCTCAAACACTCATAACAAACTACAAACCACTTATGACAAAAGAGGAGTATTTAAAATTCCTATCTGGTTTTGACAAATAA
- a CDS encoding DUF3100 domain-containing protein, translating into MEVLRDYKLHIIALLVVISCELIGKQSIWIIAVYPILYAMIFGGIISLPKLNILTHKNMHNASIVMMVTLMLLIAKLGVAVGPKIDMILEDAKLALIFQELGHFAGTILLGLPLAMLLGMKREAVGATYSVAREPNIAIVADKYGLDSPEGRGVMSMYVCGTLYGAIWMSILASLIAHLDILHPYALAMGAGVGSGSMMAASLAPISDLYPDLSENINAYATTANLMSGIVGIYIYTLFSLPFASFMYNTLDRIRHNK; encoded by the coding sequence ATGGAAGTTTTACGAGACTATAAATTGCATATAATTGCACTGTTAGTAGTCATTAGTTGCGAACTAATCGGTAAACAATCAATATGGATTATCGCCGTTTATCCAATATTATATGCAATGATCTTTGGCGGAATAATTAGCCTACCAAAGCTAAATATATTAACCCATAAAAATATGCACAATGCAAGTATCGTTATGATGGTTACATTAATGTTACTCATTGCAAAACTTGGTGTAGCGGTAGGTCCGAAAATTGATATGATTTTAGAGGATGCAAAATTAGCTCTTATTTTTCAGGAATTAGGACATTTTGCCGGAACAATTTTACTTGGGTTACCGTTAGCAATGCTATTAGGTATGAAAAGAGAAGCTGTTGGGGCGACCTATTCCGTTGCTCGTGAGCCGAATATAGCCATTGTAGCAGATAAATATGGTTTAGACTCTCCCGAGGGTCGCGGTGTAATGTCTATGTATGTATGCGGCACACTTTATGGTGCAATTTGGATGAGTATTCTTGCCAGCCTAATAGCTCACTTGGATATTCTTCATCCTTATGCTTTAGCCATGGGAGCGGGCGTAGGTAGTGGAAGCATGATGGCTGCATCACTTGCTCCGATAAGTGATCTATATCCAGATTTATCAGAAAACATTAATGCTTATGCAACCACAGCAAATTTAATGTCTGGTATTGTTGGTATTTATATTTATACACTCTTTTCTTTGCCTTTCGCTTCATTCATGTATAACACTTTAGACCGTATTCGACACAATAAATAA
- a CDS encoding cysteine hydrolase family protein yields the protein MKALISIDYTNDFIADDGALTTGSAGQQIESELLNITDSFIKNNQLIVFAIDAHDPTDEYHPENALFPPHNMIGTVGQQLFGRLHQLYQRHQNSTNIYWINKRHYSAFCGTDLDLRLRERHITEIHLIGVCTDICILHTAVDAYNLGYKIVIHQNAVASFDPIGHQWALKHFQNALGATLI from the coding sequence ATGAAAGCTTTAATTTCAATTGACTACACAAATGATTTCATTGCCGATGATGGCGCATTAACTACAGGCTCTGCTGGTCAACAAATTGAATCAGAATTGTTAAACATAACGGATTCATTTATTAAAAATAATCAATTAATCGTTTTTGCAATTGATGCCCATGACCCGACCGATGAATACCATCCTGAAAATGCACTTTTTCCACCTCATAATATGATTGGAACGGTTGGACAACAATTATTCGGTCGTTTGCACCAACTTTATCAAAGACATCAAAATTCAACCAATATTTATTGGATCAATAAACGTCACTATTCAGCATTTTGTGGTACAGATCTTGATTTACGTTTGCGAGAAAGACATATCACCGAAATCCATCTAATTGGTGTTTGTACGGATATTTGCATTTTACATACAGCCGTAGATGCCTATAACTTAGGGTATAAAATAGTTATACATCAAAATGCTGTCGCAAGCTTTGATCCTATTGGTCATCAATGGGCTTTGAAACACTTTCAAAATGCCTTAGGAGCAACATTAATATAA
- the aspS gene encoding aspartate--tRNA ligase translates to MRTIYCGQLNANYVNQEVTLCGWVNKRRDLGGMIFIDMRDREGIVQVFFDPDYPQAYQLAGELRNEFCIQIKGKVRARPQGQINKDMATGEVEILATELTIFNRSDVLPLDFNQNNSEEQRLKYRYIDLRRPEMSTIFKTRAQITAFVRSFMNENGFLDIETPMLTKATPEGARDYLVPSRIHKGEFYALPQSPQLFKQLLMMSGFDRYYQIVKCFRDEDLRADRQPEFTQIDVETSFMTAEQVREIMEKMIRELWLHVKNVDLGKFPIMTFDEAMRRYGSDKPDLRNPLEIIDVADLIKDIDFKVFSTPANDPKGRVALLCVPNGAQLTRKQLDEYTQFISVYGAKGMAWIKVNERSKGLEGVQSPVSKFFSESQMEALLNRANAKDGDILLFGADSYKVVSDALGALRLKVGKDLDLTDENKWAVLWVIDFPMFEETDEGLSAMHHPFTSPKDYTPEELINNPQNAVANAYDMVINGYEVGGGSVRIHRSEMQQAVFSILGIDEQDQREKFGFLLDALKYGTPPHAGLAFGLDRLSMLLTGTDNIRDVIAFPKTTAATCLLTDAPSPANSAALVELGIEVSKK, encoded by the coding sequence ATGAGAACAATTTATTGCGGACAATTAAACGCAAATTATGTTAATCAAGAAGTTACACTATGTGGATGGGTTAATAAACGTCGTGACTTAGGCGGTATGATTTTTATTGATATGCGTGATCGTGAAGGAATTGTACAAGTTTTTTTTGATCCTGATTATCCACAAGCATATCAATTAGCTGGTGAGTTACGCAATGAATTTTGTATTCAAATTAAAGGAAAGGTCAGAGCGAGACCTCAAGGTCAAATTAATAAAGATATGGCAACTGGCGAGGTTGAAATTTTAGCAACCGAACTTACTATTTTTAATCGTAGTGATGTATTACCTCTGGATTTTAACCAAAATAACAGTGAGGAACAGCGTTTAAAATATCGATATATAGATTTACGCCGACCTGAAATGAGCACCATCTTTAAAACCCGTGCACAAATTACCGCCTTTGTTCGTTCATTTATGAATGAGAATGGTTTTTTAGATATTGAAACACCCATGTTAACCAAGGCTACGCCAGAAGGTGCTCGCGACTATTTGGTACCGAGCCGAATTCACAAAGGTGAATTTTATGCATTACCACAATCACCACAATTATTTAAGCAATTGCTTATGATGTCTGGGTTTGACCGTTATTATCAAATTGTTAAATGTTTTCGTGATGAAGATTTACGAGCCGATCGTCAACCAGAATTTACACAGATAGATGTTGAAACTTCGTTTATGACAGCCGAACAAGTACGTGAAATTATGGAAAAAATGATACGCGAACTTTGGTTGCATGTTAAAAATGTTGATTTAGGCAAATTCCCGATTATGACTTTTGACGAAGCAATGCGTCGTTATGGTAGTGATAAACCAGATTTACGTAATCCACTTGAAATCATTGATGTGGCCGATTTGATTAAAGATATCGATTTTAAAGTATTTTCAACACCAGCAAATGATCCTAAAGGAAGAGTGGCTTTATTATGTGTTCCAAATGGCGCCCAATTAACACGTAAGCAGTTAGACGAATATACGCAGTTTATTTCTGTTTATGGTGCCAAAGGTATGGCTTGGATTAAAGTTAATGAACGCAGTAAAGGTTTAGAAGGCGTACAAAGTCCGGTCTCTAAATTCTTTAGTGAATCGCAAATGGAAGCGTTACTAAACCGTGCCAATGCGAAAGATGGTGATATTTTGTTATTTGGTGCTGATAGTTATAAAGTTGTTAGTGATGCTTTAGGTGCATTACGTTTGAAAGTTGGTAAAGATTTAGATCTCACTGATGAAAATAAATGGGCGGTACTTTGGGTCATTGATTTCCCTATGTTTGAAGAAACAGATGAAGGTTTAAGCGCTATGCATCATCCGTTCACATCACCAAAAGATTACACACCTGAAGAGTTAATTAATAATCCTCAAAATGCTGTAGCGAATGCTTATGATATGGTAATTAATGGCTATGAAGTTGGTGGAGGATCGGTACGTATTCACCGAAGTGAAATGCAACAAGCTGTGTTTTCAATATTAGGAATTGATGAACAAGATCAACGTGAAAAATTTGGTTTTTTACTTGATGCGCTAAAATATGGTACACCGCCACATGCAGGTTTAGCGTTTGGATTAGATAGATTGAGTATGTTACTTACTGGAACAGATAATATTCGCGATGTGATTGCATTTCCTAAAACGACCGCTGCAACGTGTTTACTTACTGATGCACCAAGTCCTGCAAATTCTGCTGCATTGGTTGAGCTTGGCATTGAAGTATCTAAGAAATAA
- the nudB gene encoding dihydroneopterin triphosphate diphosphatase → MREYKKPESVLVVIYCQTTKRCLMLQRKDDPLFWQSVTGSMETNELPRQTAIREVLEETGIDIIKDDLKLIDANHTVEFEIFPQFRHRYSPEVKINKEHWFYLPLANEVIPVLTEHLAYQWLAMSDAANLTVSSNNSQAISKINNFLKSS, encoded by the coding sequence ATGCGAGAATATAAAAAACCTGAGTCGGTTCTGGTGGTGATTTACTGCCAGACAACCAAACGTTGTCTTATGTTACAACGCAAAGATGATCCATTATTTTGGCAATCAGTTACAGGTAGCATGGAAACAAATGAATTGCCAAGACAAACAGCAATTCGTGAAGTTTTAGAAGAAACAGGCATTGATATTATTAAGGATGATCTTAAACTAATTGATGCTAACCATACAGTTGAATTTGAGATTTTTCCACAGTTTAGACATAGATATTCGCCAGAAGTTAAGATAAATAAAGAACATTGGTTTTATTTGCCTCTTGCTAACGAAGTAATTCCTGTTCTTACCGAGCACTTAGCTTATCAATGGCTGGCTATGAGTGATGCTGCTAACCTAACTGTATCGTCTAATAATAGTCAGGCTATTAGTAAAATTAACAACTTTCTTAAATCGAGTTAA